In Candidatus Nealsonbacteria bacterium, the sequence CCAATTGACGTAATAGTAGTAATATCATTAGTATGAAATTCTACGTCATAACTTGCATCATTCACAAAAACTGTAGAAGTAGTATAGCCGTCAGATAAGCCAATGCTTCTATCTTCATATAACACCACTTCAATTCCGGCATCAGCAGCATAAAAAGCGATAACTGAATACCCGATTTCTCTCATTATCTTAACCTGCCGAATAAGAATAGTACTTATTCCCATGCTGATAGCTAAAAGAAAACTCAGTATAAAAACAGCTAACATAATTGAAACTCCCCTTTGAGAGTTGGAATATAGTTTGAATAATGCCTTAAATCCCATAATTTTTAATTTACTATCTGCTATTTATTTTTCTATATCTAAATTTCTTTGAGAAACCGTAGTCTGAATTCTTATTTTGGGAAGACCCGATGCGCCTTTCTTACCTATTTCTAAAAGCATTGTTATTCGCGGCTGAAGATTGTCTTCTTGTGTTTCTCCGGAAGGCTGGAATTTAAATTGAGTAATTTCTAAATCATCCGGGGTCAAGGGAAGACCAGCTGCTCCATCTCTTGATTCTTTAAGTTGATTATCTTCTGTATCCCAATAGAATTCCTGACAAACAGGGGGGTCTTCGTAATTCTCAAATTTTATTCCTTTTCCTACTTTAGTAATCTCGTAATTTGTCTTAGCACTTATACAGCTACCATCTATATCTTTTCTTGCCATTCTTAAAGCGCGACTAATATATTCCACAAAATAGGAAGTATTATCAATAGTCTCCCGTAAAGCTAAAGCTCTATGTTGACTTCTTAAGGAAGAAATAAAAAAACCTGTAGGAACTGAAATTACAGTAGAGAATATGGCGACAGCTACTAAAACCTCAATTAGAGTATATCCCCATTTCTTGTTTATGGTTTCTCTATTGCTCATACCAATTTGTTATATATTCTAAAGCTGTAAAAGTATGAGTTCTACCTCTTTCTTCCCAAGTAATTTCAACTATAACTTTTCTTTTATTGGTGTCTGGATTTAGCGGATCAACCTCAGCAATTGTAATTTTTCTGATAAATTTTGTTTGAACATCGGAGACTTCATAACCATAAAAGTTATCTGTTTGAATATATAAAGGAGTACCACTATAACTTGTCAACGTCTGACTATCATAATCAGCCTCCCACTCACCCACACCTAAATACACATCCCAACTGAGGGAAGGATTAGTTCTCTTTTCCAACCAAGTACTGTCTCTTATATTTCTGACTATTTCAATTCCTTCTTGAGCTAAATAAGAAGCAATTGCTTTTTGTTCAACTATGGAGGACGCGGAAAGGGTCTGACTCATCAAAGAAAAAGAAGCTCCCACTCCGATAGTTAAAATAAAGATTGCCGTAATTACTTCTAATATTGTAAATGCCGCATCACTTTTAAAAATTTCTTTTATTTTTTTCACTTTTCTATAATGTTTTAATGTTTAGATGTTTCTATGCTTTTATGTTTAAATGAATTCTCAATCAATATCAATTAAACCAACATTATTTATAGTAATGGTTTTAGTTTCTGAGGAATCAGATTCCAAAGCAAGAGTAATTATTACCGAATTTATCTCCCCTCCTAATTCTTGATATTTTATCGTTATTTTTGGGTCAGGAGGTTTATAATTCACTGAAACCAAGTAAGAGGATGTATTTATATCCTCTATAACTACTCCTTCTTCTAACTCAATAGTTTCTATAATAGTATCTGATGAAGAAGTATAGAACTCATCTCCTTCTGCAGGGTCAGTATCAGCATATATGATGTATTGATTGTTTGAACTTTTATCAAGAAAAATTCCGTAGTTAGGTGGTATTCCTCCTCCACATTCCGGACATTCTCTTGCTGACATTGCCATTTCTTGAGCCCTTCTTACGTCCTGGGCTAATTGATGAGCTGCTGTTCTGAGAGTAAATTTTTTTTGACTCTCTCTCTGGTTAACCATAACAAGTGAAGTCATGGTAACGACAATAAAAACAACAGTTAAAATTTCAAGCAATGTAAACCCCGCACTACTTTTACTCATATTGGAAATTAGTTATTAGAAATTTGAAAATGGTTAAGGAGACACCTCTTTCCACTCAGGTAGGCCAGCTTCAACTCCAAGCTGATAAGAAACAGTATTTGTTCTATTAGCAGTATCTTGAATTTGTAAGGCAACCGTGCCTGAATTTCCATCAACCGCTGTAAAAGTAGATGATGCGTTCTGAGAAGAACTGGTAGGAGGTTCACCGTCTTCAAAAGTCCAACTCCAGCTAACAATTGGGCTTCCTCCGTCAGAAGGGGAAGAGCCATCTTTAAAATAAACCATTTCTCCCTCAGAAACCCCGAAACCTTCACAAGGAATCCAGGGTCCCACATCTTTTAAAGAACACTCAAAATCAGCAATAGCATCTAGTAAGATAGTAAAGTTTTTTGTAGTTGAATCCCAGCCTCCGACACTGTCTCTGACGTAAACCTCAACCGTAGAAGAGGTTGTAGTACTAAGGCCTGAGGGAGTAAAATCACATTTATAACCACAAGAGTCGTCAGGGTCAACTCCCCAATCATAAATATCCCATTCTGTTTTAATAATATCACCGTCTCCCTCCGGGTCAGTAGATTCATTAACGAATTTAAATGGACATCCTGTATAACCTGTACATTGGCCTAAAGGAAGACCGCACCCGGTCGGGTTGCAGGAAATACCGGCGGTAGGAGGATTGTTAATTTCAATAGTATAGGTATATGAATTATCAGGGCCTTCAGAACGATTATCAGCTGAATCCCAATTAGCGACGGTTAAGACTGTAGTAATCGTAAAGGTGAAAGGAGAAGTGTATTTGGGGGAGGAGGGACTTGGAGGATTGCCGTCTGTAGTGTATCTAAGCGTTGCTCCCTCTTCTCCAGAAGAACAACTAACATCAACTGAGTTAATATAAGTGCCTGTTCCGGGAGAACAAGTAGGTTTTGGAGGTCTAATCATATCTTTAGTTACCTTAATTGGCGCGAATCCTGACTCTGTTTCTGTTATCTCATTTTCTGCATTATCAAGAACATGAAGACCATACCACCAGATGCCATCTGAAGGTGAATCATCAGCAGAGCTTGACCAGGAATCAGAACCTTCAGGAGCGGGATGGGTACTGACTAAACTCCATGTGCCGGGTACACCAGCATTATCAGGAGCGCGCCAGACTTCTACTTTCCAAAGATGAGAACCGCCCGTATCAGAAACTGTCCAGGAAATGGTAGTCTCATCCGGACCAGCAATATTAAGCAGGGTAGGAGAAACATCAAAAGCATCAATAGAGGGGAAATCGCTATCTATAAAATAAACTGTAACTTTAGTGTAATCTGTGTTTAATGCAGCCTCAACTATAACACTCCCTATTAAAACTGATGTAAGAAAAACCATCAAAGTCTGAACAATCTTCCAGCATTGTCTATGTTTATAAAAGGCTTTTTTCAATTTTCTTTTTAAGTTCTTCATTTTTAATTACGAAGTAATTACAGAGAGCGAAGCGACCGGTTTGCTTAAATTTTAGATATACGATGTCCAAAATTCCCAGCTTACCACAGGCATACACATAGACGCCAATAGAAGCCCCCGGGCCCTGCACTGCAATCCTGGTTATATGAACTTCCTCTATAGCGGCAGCGATTCGCATCTCCCAAAGCATTCGCCCACATAGGAGAGACAATACCATTACCAGGAGTACTACTAGGGTCACAGCCAGCAGATGTGTCAAAAAGGTTTTTACAAACGGTGCAGCTACTATTATCATCCCATTGTTTATCTATACATCCACCATAACTAGAGCAAACATCACCACAACCGTAGCCACCTACGTCATTTCTATCCCTATGCCAGCAAGCATTGCCTCCTTGTCCGGCGCAGCCGCTGCAGCCGTCGCTATATAGATAGCCATTACAAGTACGGCAAGTACCACTAACACATCTTTTAGCACTACCTGCACAATCGTAGTTATTAGCTCCCCAATTAGTAGTCTTATAAACATTACATAACCCAGAACCATTACATGTTTTACAAGTAAAACTACAACCCTTAGATGTAGTCTGACTGCACGAAGTTCCAACCTTGTATTCTGTTGTATTAACAACATAACCTGCTGATGCGTTCCATACACCAGCGAGTTGCATACCATAAGGTAGTGAAAGATTACCAATACAAGATGAACCACCAGAAGTACAACCCCTGTACCATTTTTCAGCTGAACAATCCCTCTCTGCGCATTGTATAGTTATATCACAATATAGGCTTGAGCTTGGATTAATTTCACCCCCACCACTACAAACCCTGCCTGCTGTTGATAGGTAAGACCAGCTATCTCCAACATCTTCAGAACAAGTATGAGCAGAACTGCACCTGTATTTATCCCTCCCTTTTTGACAAGCCCCACTACATTTATAAAAGGCAGAATATCCACATATAGTTGTTCCGGTAGTTCCACAACTTGAAGTTAAGGTATAGCTCGCACCAGCATAAACATTTTCTGAATAAGCATCTACATGGTCTGCAGCTGCCCTACAGCTTCCTGATCCATTACAGGAAGTCCACCATTTAGTAGCTGAACAATCTCCATCATCACAATCCTCATCATAATTACAATAATTGGAAGAAGAAACTGCAGTTTGTTCCCCGGAATCACTACGGACATAACCTGAAGGTATATGGGTACAGCCCGGGGGGTAATAAGTACCCCTGTCAGCCACTTTATGACAGGTAGCATCACAGGCATCACCCTGTTCAAACTTCTGAACCAGATATCTGAGATGACCGCTCCCATCAATATAATTTGAAAAATTGGCAGTAGTAGTGGTATAGGTCAGAGTGCAATCGGAAGGACCTGGACAGCTATTATTTAAGCTGGAAGCAACTAACTCCCATGCAGTAGTATTGACATTATATAAATACATTCTTAAGTCATTATCTTCGAGGCTTTCAATGTTTTGTCCGGCATAACCCTCCCAGTAAAGCTCTATTGAATTAATATCAACTGGATTTTCATTAATAGTAATTACAAAATCATGCACAACCTCTTTAAAAACCTCAGTGGTATCGCTGATGATTTCATGAACATCGTTTGCTGATTCAATGTTAGTGTAAGAAGCGAGCTCAACACCAGGCTCTGCCCAAGTGGAACGATTGACAGCCACCGGGATATCATTAGCATAACCTTTACCATAATAACCCCATTTATTTATTCCTGCCCCTGAAGAAAAATCATAAACCTCAATCAATGAAGTTGCATACACTTTCTGGGTTAATATAACCGTACTTACTCCAACCAAAACAAAAATTATTATTTCTATCAAAGAAACAACTATTTTTTTCTTATTAAATTTTATGTCTTTATACATAACTATGCTTCTCCGCAATTAAGAGGAAACCAGTCGCTTCGCTCCTTGTAATTGCTTCGCAATTAAGAAAGAGTTATTAGTCTATTTTACCATATTTAGAATTTCAAAAAAATAGAGAGGACCGAACAACTGAAGGCAAACTATTGAATATTCATTTGAATACCTAACATTCTCGTCATCTTTATACTGGTAAATGTATCCTCACTTAAAATATTACTATTAGACTCTTTAATTGCTATAACTACCGGCGCTCCTATCTCAAAATCCTCTATCGTTGCCGGAGTCTCTTTTTTGGTTTCGGGCTTGTAAAAAACAAATTCTGTTTCTTTGTCTGTCAGCACCGTTACTTCCTTAGTAAAAGAAAGCTCATCCAGAAAAATTTTATTAATATCTACTTCTATCTTGAATTTTCCTTCTGGCGGATTTATTTCTACACTTGTTATAATTCCTTCAATTAAATATCTCGGATATGTTGGGTCTAATTGGTAGCTTGTTTCTGACGGAGTTTCGGTTTGAGTCTCTGGTTTTATATAACGATAATATACAAAAAGAGCACAGCCGATTAAAACAACAATTACAATAATTGAAACTAAAACCATCCACGAGCTTTTTATTTCCATACTTTTTAAATCTTTTATCTATATTTTAGAGATGAACTTTGTCTTCTTTATTTTATAATTTGTAGGTTAAAAAATCAATAAAAGAACTCTGGGTTACAATAGAAATAACGACCGATAAAAGCATAAAAGGAGCAAAAGAGAACGTCTTGTAGGTTTTTACCTTTAATTGAGGTTTTTGAATAAATAAATCCTTGATGGTTTTAACCTGGTTTTCGTTTAATCCAGCAGCATCTATCTCTCCAAAGTTATTTTCCATTTTCTTCTCTTTAAGCATTTGTAATATTAAAGGTAATTCATTCTTAGAAATCACTGCTCCCTTTTTAAGTTCTCTAACTTTTATTTTTTTAACTTCTTTCTCTTCTATATAAAAATTTAAAAATTGACGAAATAAGGTGATTAAAACCATAAAAATCAAGGTTTGTTTCAAGATAGACTTCAATATTTCAATTTTACCAAAAAAAAGCAAATAGGAACAGTATATTAGTACCGTTCCGTTGATAAAATAACCAATCCATTTTTTCTTTTCTCTAACTTTAGAAAGATAACCCAAAATAAGAAGCAAAAAGAGAAAAAGAAAAAGAGGGTTAAATAAAAATCTCCCTCCCGGAATATTTTTTTTAAAAGAACTTATCCCTTGAAGAAAAATGAATATAAGAACATAACTTAAAAATAGTGGAAAGAACTTTTTACCCAGATTTTTTAATTTAGGGAATAATTTTTTAATATCTAATTTTCCAATATTCTTTAATCGAGCTCTATGGTTATACGTTTCCTTTATTCCTTTAAAAAAAGCAGTAGCCGTTAAAACTAAAAGTAGGGGAACAAAAAGGTTAATTAGAAGATTAAAAGAGGGAAAGTACGACAAATAACTTTTTGAATAAAACTTTAAAGGCAGCAAGAAAGAACAAAGAGCAAAAAACTTCGCGTCTCCGGCAGACCACAGTTTTAAATGCCATAGAAGATATCCTACTAAAAAAGCGAGCAGGGCGTTTATACCTACTTTTATTAAATATTGAATATTTGATATTTGGAAAAGGAAAAAGAAATTATAGAAAAAAAGAAAAATATAAAACAAAATCCCGCAAAAAAATCCTGTAGCAATCCATTTATTGAAAATCTTTCCATATCTAATATCGGTATAAGAACAAATTCCTCCAATAATAAAAAGAGGAGCTAAAAGGGCAAAATCAAAGAAAAGTGATGTAAACATAATTACAAAATATCTACAATTGGATGACAGATATTATTGCCAATCTTAAACTTTAAATCTGTCTTAACGGGCTTAAATTCTCTATTTCCAATAATTTCCAGATAATCCTTATGAATCCCACAGCAATATTTTTTATAAAGACAACTATCACAATTAGGTAAATAAGTTACCTCGTCTCTTCTCTGGGTTATCCAGGTATATTTCCATAATTCAGGCGTAAGCGTGCATAAAGGAAAATGATAAAGACGTAACTCATTAAATTTATCATTCCACTCTTTTACTATAGAACTGACTTTTTCTTTTACCTGGGTATAAGTAATGCCTATTATTTTATAGTTCTTTCCGCACACCCCTTCTGGTTCCGGGAAAATTATAATTACCCTATTCACTGAAGGAAAATCATTAAAAATTAAATTAAGAATCTCTCCTACTAATTTAT encodes:
- a CDS encoding type II secretion system protein produces the protein MSNRETINKKWGYTLIEVLVAVAIFSTVISVPTGFFISSLRSQHRALALRETIDNTSYFVEYISRALRMARKDIDGSCISAKTNYEITKVGKGIKFENYEDPPVCQEFYWDTEDNQLKESRDGAAGLPLTPDDLEITQFKFQPSGETQEDNLQPRITMLLEIGKKGASGLPKIRIQTTVSQRNLDIEK
- a CDS encoding chitobiase/beta-hexosaminidase C-terminal domain-containing protein, with amino-acid sequence MKNLKRKLKKAFYKHRQCWKIVQTLMVFLTSVLIGSVIVEAALNTDYTKVTVYFIDSDFPSIDAFDVSPTLLNIAGPDETTISWTVSDTGGSHLWKVEVWRAPDNAGVPGTWSLVSTHPAPEGSDSWSSSADDSPSDGIWWYGLHVLDNAENEITETESGFAPIKVTKDMIRPPKPTCSPGTGTYINSVDVSCSSGEEGATLRYTTDGNPPSPSSPKYTSPFTFTITTVLTVANWDSADNRSEGPDNSYTYTIEINNPPTAGISCNPTGCGLPLGQCTGYTGCPFKFVNESTDPEGDGDIIKTEWDIYDWGVDPDDSCGYKCDFTPSGLSTTTSSTVEVYVRDSVGGWDSTTKNFTILLDAIADFECSLKDVGPWIPCEGFGVSEGEMVYFKDGSSPSDGGSPIVSWSWTFEDGEPPTSSSQNASSTFTAVDGNSGTVALQIQDTANRTNTVSYQLGVEAGLPEWKEVSP
- a CDS encoding prepilin peptidase, whose protein sequence is MFTSLFFDFALLAPLFIIGGICSYTDIRYGKIFNKWIATGFFCGILFYIFLFFYNFFFLFQISNIQYLIKVGINALLAFLVGYLLWHLKLWSAGDAKFFALCSFLLPLKFYSKSYLSYFPSFNLLINLFVPLLLVLTATAFFKGIKETYNHRARLKNIGKLDIKKLFPKLKNLGKKFFPLFLSYVLIFIFLQGISSFKKNIPGGRFLFNPLFLFLFLLLILGYLSKVREKKKWIGYFINGTVLIYCSYLLFFGKIEILKSILKQTLIFMVLITLFRQFLNFYIEEKEVKKIKVRELKKGAVISKNELPLILQMLKEKKMENNFGEIDAAGLNENQVKTIKDLFIQKPQLKVKTYKTFSFAPFMLLSVVISIVTQSSFIDFLTYKL